TCCGCCTGCGCGGCGCCGACGGGCACTACCACTGGTTCTTGCTTCGGGCGCGGCCGGTGATCGGCTCGGATGGCGAAGTGATTCGCTGCGTCGGCACCATGGTCGACGTCACCGAGCAGAAAAAGTCCGAGGAAAGGCTGCTGCACGATGCCGTTCACGACAATCTGACCGGCCTGCCCAACCGCGAACTTCTGATGAACCGGCTGGAAGCCATCATCTCGATCGCGCGCACCGAAGAGAAGGTGCGCCCCACCGTCTTCGTCATCGACATCGACCGTTTCAAGCAGGTCAATGACGGGCTTGGCATCTCGGCCGGCGACACCATCCTGCTCACCATTGCGCGCCGCTTGCACCGGCTGTTGAAACCGAAGGATTCGCTGTCGCGCTTTGCCGGTGACCAGTTCGCCCTGATGCTGCTCTCCGAACAGGAACCCTCCCGCATCGCGGCGGTGGCAGACGCCATCAAGCACGCCATCAACAACCCGATCACCTTCGCCAAGCGCGAGATCGTGCTGACTGCCTCGATCGGCCTGATCACCTGGACCTCGGCGCAGACTTCGGCAGAAGACATGGTCAAGGACGCCGAGCTTGCCATGCACCAGGCCAAGCGCTTCGGCGGCGACAGGATCGAGCCGTTCCGGCCGGCCTTCCGCACCGTCGGCACCGACCGGCTGCAATTCGAATCCGATCTGCGCCGCGCCATCGAGCGGCGTGAGTTCACCCTTGCCTACCAGCCGATCGTACGGCTGGAGGACGGCAGCATTGCCGGCTTCGAGGCGCTGCTGCGTTGGGACCATCCGCGCCGCGGCATGATCCCGCCGGGCGATTTCATCCCGGTCGCCGAAAGCTGTGGCCTGATCGTGCAGCTTGGGCTGTTTGCCATGCAGCAGGCGGCCGAAGACCTCGCCGGTTGGCAAAAGCAGATCGGCGACACGCCGCTGTCGGTGTCGGTCAATCTGTCCAGTCGCCAGCTGATCCGCCGCGACCTGGTCAGCGATGTCCGCTCGGTCATCGCCCGCGCCAATCTGAAGCCGCGCTGCTTCCGGCTCGAACTTACCGAATCGCTGGTCATGGACAATCCAGAGCAGACCTCGCATGTGCTGACCAAGCTCAAGCAGCTCGGCATCGGCCTGTCGCTGGACGATTTCGGCACCGGCTATTCCTCGCTCGCCTATCTGACCCGCTTCCCCTTCGACACCATCAAGATCGACAAGAGCTTCGTCGACGACGCGACGCCGAAGCGGGCGGTGCTGCTCAAATCCATGGTCAACATGGCGCATGAACTCGGCCTGTCGGTGGTGGCCGAGGGCATTTCCGACGAAAGCGATGCGCTGGAACTGCGCCAGATGGGCTGCGAGTATGTGCAAAGCTTCATGTTCGGCGCGCCGATGCCAGGCGACCAGGTGCTGAAGGCGTTGAAAGAGCAGTACCCGATGACGCAGGCGTGATGGGTGAGGCATGCGTCGTGCAGGCGCGTGGTTACATTGGAATGAACCCCGAAAATTAGCTGAAGCGACCGCGCCTTCGTCATCCTAGGGCGAAGCAAGGAGCGCAGCGACGCGGCGCAGACCCTAGGATGACGAAAGTGGCGGGCGGCTTCGGCTAGTCGCGAAGGTTCGGCGGAACGTCGGCGAATGCGAGGCCTCAGGCGTGCCCCGCGGCCAGGCTCAGATGCGCCAGATCAATCCCGATCGATGCCAGGATGCGGTCGTACTTCCGCTCGATGTCGGCGTCGAACAGCAGCTCCGGCGTGGCCGGACAGGTCAGCCAGCCATTCTCGGCGATCTCGGTTTCCAGCTGGCCGGCGCCCCAGCCGGAATAGCCGAGCGCCATCAATGCGCGCCGCGGGCCGCGGCCGGACGAGATGGCGCGCAATATGTCGACCGTCGCGGTCAGGCAGATATCGTCGGAGACGGTGAGCGAGGATTCCACCCGGTAGTCGCCCGAGTGCAGGACGAAGCCGCGGCTACGGTCGACGGGGCCGCCATTGCGCACGACGAAGTCGCGAGCCTGCGCCGGCAGCCTGATCGCCTCCTGCTCGTTCATGATGCCGAGCTGCACCAGAAGATCGGGAAACAGCATCTGTTGCGTCTGGTTGATGATCAGGCCCATGGCGCCTTCATCGCTGTGCGCGCAGATGTAGATGACCGAGCGCGTGAAGCGATCGTCCTTCATGCCGGGCATGGCAATCAGGAACTGGTCGTCAAGAAAGCCGCGTCCACCGGCTGTCTTTTTGTGGCGCAACAAGTCCATGGACTGGAGCGTAACGCGTTTCCGGGACGCCGAAAAGATGCGCCGCGTGCGATTCGGCCAAAGCCCAACGGTTGGAACAACGGAATCTTGACTGCGAACTTCACTCGGCCGATTGCTTGAAGCCAACTGTTCCTTGCCCGAAGGTCACGCAAATATGATACGCAGAGCGCCATGAAAACATTGCGCGGCCATGAACTGACGATCAAATCAACGCCATGCAAAGCTTGAAAATCCTGCTGCTCGGTATTGCTATCGGATGCGGAGCAGTCCTGCCCGCCGCCGCCTCCTCGTCGGAATGGTACAACAGCGAAGGCGGCAAGGTGCGGCTGGTGACAACAGGCAAGGCCGACGAGGCCGGTCGCATACAGGGCGTGCTCGACATCGCGCTCAAGCCCGGCTGGAAAACTTATTGGCGCGATCCGGGCGACGCCGGCGTGCCGCCGCAGATCGACGTTTCGGCCAGCACCAACATCACCGATGCGGCGTTTTCCTTCCCGCCGCCGCAGCGCCATGACGACGGCTACGGCAAATGGGCCGGCTACAACCATCCGGTCTCGCTGCCGGTGACATTCACTTTGTCGTCGCCTGGGGATGCGGCCGTCATCGATGCCGACATCTTTCTTGGCATCTGCGAGACGATCTGTATTCCGGTGCAGACGCGGCTGAGCGTCGATCCCGCCGCCGATCCCGACAATGCCGAGGATGCGGCGCTGGTGAAGGCTGCACTCGCCACCTTGCCCGCGCCTGCCAAGCCCGATTTCGGGATCAAGGTGCTGCCGGGCGACCATGAGACGCTGATGGTCGAGGCGACTTTTCCCGGAGATCCGGAGGCGGCGGATTTATTCGTCGCCGGGGGACGCGATTATATGTTCGGGGCGCCTGCACGCAGCGAAAAGGACGGCCGGCTGGTATTTACCATTCCGATCCTCGACCGGCCGTCGACGACACCGACCGATGGCGGGTTGTATTACACCCTGACAAGTGCCGAAGGCGCGGTCGAGGGCGTTCTGCCGTTCCCCTGATACCGAACCCGATCCGGGCTTTCCCTTGATCCAGGCCTTGTCGGCGGTTGCGGGAGATGCCCGATTTCGCTATCGCAAGAAACCTTCCCTGCTTTTCACACGAGGACCATCATGACGATTGCCGTTGGCGACAAACTGCCCGATGCGACCTTCAAGGAAATGACCGCCGACGGCGCCAAGGTGATCACCTCGGCCGAGATTTTCGCGGGCAAGAAGGTCGTGCTGTTCGGCGTTCCAGGCGCCTTCACGCCGACCTGCAGCAACAATCATCTGCCGGGCTATCTCGAGAACCACGATGCCATCCTGGCCCGCGGCGTCGACACCATCGCCGTCGTGTCCGTCAACGATGTCCATGTCATGGGCGCCTGGGCCAATTTCACCGGCGGTCAAGGCAAGATCCTCTATCTCGCCGACGGCAATGGCGACTTCGCCAGGTCGATCGGCCTCGACTCCGACTATTCCAGCGGCGGCATGGGATTGCGCTCGAAGCGCTTCTCGATGATCGTCGACAACGGCAAGGTCACCGCGCTCAACGTCGAGACCAAGCCAGGAGTCGACACGTCGGGTGCCGCTCACATTCTGAGCCAGCTCTAAACCGCGGCGGCCGCCTCGGCTCATGAACGCCATGGCCTGACGACCACGCGCTTCCAGCCGGATTGCCTGCTTTGGGGGACATCGACGATGTTTGACATCATCTGGCGCAGCATTGCGATTGGCATCGGCGCCACGGTGCTGATGGATCTTTGGGCGCTGTTCCTGCATCTGGCGCTCAGTCAGCCGCGGCCGAACTGGGGGCCGCCCGGCCGCTGGGTCTGGCACCTTAGGGAAGGCAAGGTTTTCCACGACGATATCGCCCAAGCCGCACCCTATGCGCATGAGCAGGCGCTGGGCTGGGCTTTCCACTATGTCACCGGCATCGTCTACGGCTTCATCCTGGTGGCGCTGGTGGGCACGGCATGGTTGGACGCGCCGACCTTCCTGCCGGCCTTCATCCTCGGCATGGTCACCATCGGCGCCGGCTGGTTCCTGCTGGCGCCCGGTATGGGCGGCGGCTGGGCTGCCTCAAAGCGCCCCAACGCGATGCAGATCCGCGCCTTCAACGTGATCTCGCACACGGTGTTCGCGCTCGGCCTCTACGGCACGGCCCTGCTGATCCGCTGAGGACGGGTTCTATCTGTTGGTCGCGCGCGGCTTCATCGCGGCTACGGTATCGATGATCTCCTGACATCCGCTTTAGCGCGGCGCCAGACTGTCTATCGGCCGCCATCCGTGGACGACGCGGCGCGTGCCGACATCATAGGCGAAGTAATTACCACCGCCGGCCGGCTGGTCCGCCGCGCGGCTGATTGCGCGGCCGCTGAGCGAGAGCAGCAGCAATGTTCCGACGCCGCCATGGCCGACGAAGGCAATGTCGCCGCCGTCGGCAGCACCCAGCACCGTTTCGACCTCGCTGACAATGCGTTGCTGGGCGTCGATGGCCCGTTCCCAGCCGCGGATGCTTTTGTGCGGGTTGGCGAAGAACTGGTCGGCGACCACCTCGAACTCCGGCGGCGGCAGGAAGCCGGTTGCCGACCGAACGTTCTCATGCATGCGCTCCCTCACCTCGACCGCGAGGCCGAGGTGTTTGCCAAGAATCTCGGCGGTTTCGATCGCCTTGCGCTCGGCCGACGAGACGACACGGCGGATCGATCCGACCCATGGCTGATCGAGAATGGCTGATGCTCGCGCTCGTCCGATCTCGGACAGCCCCAGTGCGGCACGGGAACGTTGGCATCGATCTGAACCTGGGGATGGGTGATGTAGTATACGATCGGCATGAGTGAGATCCCCTTGCCGATAGCTTGAGCTCAATAGCTCTGGGTCGAGCGCCGTGCCCGTGGCGCCGGCTGCTTCTCGGATGCCGCCGGCTTCAGCGCCACTTTCAGCGCCGCAGGTTTGGCTGAGCCCCTCTTGAACGGCGCCATGCCTTCCCTTGCGAGTTCGTCGGCGCGTTCGTTCTCGGAGTGGCCGGCATGGCCCTTGACCCAGTTCCAGGTCACCTTGTGGCGCCGATTGGCCTCATCCAGCGCCTGCCACAGTTCACCGTTCTTGACTGGCTTCTTGTCAGCGGTCTTCCAGCCGTTTTTCTTCCAGCCGTGGATCCATTTGGAGATACCGTCCATGACATATTTGCTGTCGGTGTGAAGCTCGACGGCGCACGGCTCCTTCAGCGCATTCAGCGCCGAGATGGCGGCCAGCAGCTCCATACGGTTATTGGTCGTCTCGGCCTCGCCGCCCGACAATTCCCTGGTCTTGCCGTTGAAGCGCAGGATGGCGCCCCAGCCGCCGGGACCGGGATTGCCCGAGCAGGCGCCGTCGGTGAAGATTTCAACCTGCTTGGTCATGTCAGTCCGTATTCAGAAGGCGACTTGATCGCGCGGTGGAAGCGCATGCGGCGGATATATTCGGTCGGATCGCGCTTCATGACCAGCCCGCCGTCGGGAACGGTCAGCCAGTCATAGAGCCGGGTCAGCATAAAGCGCAGCGCCGAGCCGCGAGAAAGCATCGGCAGCGCTGCTTTCTCGCCATCGCTCAAAGGCCGCACGCTCTGATAGCCGGCCAGCAGCGCCGTGCCTTTGGTCAGGTTGAAGGAGAAATCCTTCTCGAAACACCAAGCATTGAGGCAGGTGGCGACGTCATAGGCGTAGAGGTCGTTGCAGGCGAAATAGAAGTCGATGAGGCCGGACAGTTTCTCGCCGAGGAAGAAGACATTGTCGGGAAACAGATCGGCATGGATGATGCCTGCCGGCAGGCCTTGCGGCCAATGGCGTCCGAAGTCGGCGAAATCCGCGTCGACCTCGGCCGCCAGTCCCGGCTCGACCTCGTCGGCGCGGTCGCGCGAGGCGTTCCACAATTTGCGCCAGCCCTCGATGGCCAGTGCGTTGTCACGCGTCATCGCAAAATCCTGGCCGGCGAGATGCAGGGCGGCGAGCGCCTTGCCGACCTCCGCGCAATGCGCCGCTGTCGGCCGCCGGAGCGACAGGCCTTCGAGGAAGGTGATGATGACCGCGGGACGGCCGGCCAGCGTGCCGATGACGGTGCCGTCATGCGCGGTCACCGGCAACGGGCAGGAAATGCCTTTGCGGGCGAGATGGCCCATCAGGCCGAGGAAGAACGGCAGGTCGGCCTTGTCGACGCGCTTCTCGTAGAGCGTCAGTATGTAAGAGCCGCTTGAGGTGTGCAGCAGGAAATTCGAATTCTCCGTGCCTTCGGCGATACCCTTGTAGGACAAGAGTTCGCCGACCGGATATGCCCTCAGGAACGCGCCGAGTTCGCCCTCATTGACGTCGGTGTAGACCGCCATGGGCTGTTCACGCGGCTCCGTTGACGAAGGCCATGTCGGCCCGCGTCAGTTCGACATCGCGCAGAACCCGCATGACTGGAAAATCCTCCGTTTCGGTGGCCGTGATCGCCAGGTCGATGTTCACCTCGAAGCGCTGGCGGAAGGCGTCGATGATCTCGTCGACGATGATCTCCGGCGCCGACGCGCCGGCAGACAGGCCGAGCGTCGATATATTTGTGATGTCATTCCACGGAATTTCGGCGGCGCGCTGTACGAGAAGCGACATGGTGGCGCCGGCGCGCTCCGCCACTTCGACAAGACGGCGCGAATTGGAGGAATTGGGCGCACCGACGATCAGATAGAGATCGGCGCCGGCGGCGGTTTCCTTGACCGCTTCCTGGCGGTTGGTGGTGGCGTAGCAGATCGATTCGGCGGCCGGTGCATGCAGTTGCGGGAAGCGCTCCTGCAGCACCCGCAATATGCCGGCAGTGTCTTCGACCGACAACGTTGTCTGGCTTACGAAGCCGAGCGCTTCCGGGTCGGCGGGGGCAAAGGTCCCAGCGTCGGCTTCGGTCTCGATCAGCGTGACGGCGCCTTCAGCCAGTTGGCCCATGGTGCCGATCACTTCGGGATGGCCGGCATGGCCGATCAGAAGCACATGGCGGCCGAGCCGCTGATGGCGCATCGCCTGCTTGTGCACCTTGGACACCAGCGGGCAGGTGGCGTCGAGATAGAAGAGCTCGCGTGCCTTGGCGTCGGCCGGCACCGATTTCGGCACGCCGTGGGCCGAGAAGACAACCGGCGACTTGCGGTGCTCGGCCGGGATTTCCGAGAGTTCCTCGATGAAAACCGCGCCAAGGCTTTGCAGGCCCTCGACGACATAGCGGTTGTGCACGATCTCGTGGCGGACATAGACCGGCGCGCCGTATTTCTTCAACGCCAGCACGACGATCTGGATCGCGCGGTCGACACCGGCGCAAAAGCCGCGCGGCTGGCAGAGCCGGATCGTCAGCGGTGGTTTTGTGGCGGTCTGCAGCATGATTCCAGATCGGTTGATCGTATCGTTTGGCGAAATGAGGTGTGCACCCCTGCCCTGTCAAGGGCAGTTGGATCAGGTTGAATGGTCAACCTGATCTAACTCTTTGTTGGAGCATGATCTTGTCCGAAACTGGTTCCCACTTTTCGGGATCATGCTCTGGATCATTCAGTCTTTGCCGGGCGGCGCAGCCTGACGATCAGAACCGCGGCAAGAGCCGCCGCCAAGCCATACCAGGTGAAGGCATATTGCAGATGAGAGTTCGGCAGGTCGATGATGGTGACGCCGCCGACCGGCAGCCCGCCCGGGTTCGGCGTCTTGTCGGCG
This region of Mesorhizobium sp. C432A genomic DNA includes:
- a CDS encoding EAL domain-containing protein, yielding MTNFLRNGSLLAFVLAVVVTLCAALPAFAVEPIKIARDDVALDLSRAVQIYVNQGENFQVSTAPGPDGIVRRIEVEANDARSSGDWAVFALANTTDQQLDRLIVAPHFRLVNSGIFWPDLGATRIAAITPSEGFALDRQSSSDADVFRVTLNPGTVITFIAELASPKLPQVYLWEPEAYKDSVNSYTLFRGIVIGIAGLLALFLTILFVVKGTSMFPATAALAWAVLAYICVDFGFLNKIIEISPGNEQMWRAGTEVALAATFVVFLFAYLNLNRWHGHFSYGALVWILGLVLIAGVAIIDPAVAAGIARLSFAATALTGLGLIILLGLRGYDRAIMLVPSWVMVLLWLCGSWMAITGMLDNDIAQPALGGGLILIILLIGFTVMQHAFAGGALHQGLFSDLERQALAVAGSGDTVWDWDVLRDRVVTKPDVSIQLGLAPNSLGGAARNWLPVLHADDRDTFRTTLDVVLEHRRGRVSQNFRLRGADGHYHWFLLRARPVIGSDGEVIRCVGTMVDVTEQKKSEERLLHDAVHDNLTGLPNRELLMNRLEAIISIARTEEKVRPTVFVIDIDRFKQVNDGLGISAGDTILLTIARRLHRLLKPKDSLSRFAGDQFALMLLSEQEPSRIAAVADAIKHAINNPITFAKREIVLTASIGLITWTSAQTSAEDMVKDAELAMHQAKRFGGDRIEPFRPAFRTVGTDRLQFESDLRRAIERREFTLAYQPIVRLEDGSIAGFEALLRWDHPRRGMIPPGDFIPVAESCGLIVQLGLFAMQQAAEDLAGWQKQIGDTPLSVSVNLSSRQLIRRDLVSDVRSVIARANLKPRCFRLELTESLVMDNPEQTSHVLTKLKQLGIGLSLDDFGTGYSSLAYLTRFPFDTIKIDKSFVDDATPKRAVLLKSMVNMAHELGLSVVAEGISDESDALELRQMGCEYVQSFMFGAPMPGDQVLKALKEQYPMTQA
- a CDS encoding YqgE/AlgH family protein, with amino-acid sequence MDLLRHKKTAGGRGFLDDQFLIAMPGMKDDRFTRSVIYICAHSDEGAMGLIINQTQQMLFPDLLVQLGIMNEQEAIRLPAQARDFVVRNGGPVDRSRGFVLHSGDYRVESSLTVSDDICLTATVDILRAISSGRGPRRALMALGYSGWGAGQLETEIAENGWLTCPATPELLFDADIERKYDRILASIGIDLAHLSLAAGHA
- a CDS encoding protein-disulfide reductase DsbD domain-containing protein, with product MQSLKILLLGIAIGCGAVLPAAASSSEWYNSEGGKVRLVTTGKADEAGRIQGVLDIALKPGWKTYWRDPGDAGVPPQIDVSASTNITDAAFSFPPPQRHDDGYGKWAGYNHPVSLPVTFTLSSPGDAAVIDADIFLGICETICIPVQTRLSVDPAADPDNAEDAALVKAALATLPAPAKPDFGIKVLPGDHETLMVEATFPGDPEAADLFVAGGRDYMFGAPARSEKDGRLVFTIPILDRPSTTPTDGGLYYTLTSAEGAVEGVLPFP
- a CDS encoding peroxiredoxin, with translation MTIAVGDKLPDATFKEMTADGAKVITSAEIFAGKKVVLFGVPGAFTPTCSNNHLPGYLENHDAILARGVDTIAVVSVNDVHVMGAWANFTGGQGKILYLADGNGDFARSIGLDSDYSSGGMGLRSKRFSMIVDNGKVTALNVETKPGVDTSGAAHILSQL
- a CDS encoding DUF2938 domain-containing protein is translated as MFDIIWRSIAIGIGATVLMDLWALFLHLALSQPRPNWGPPGRWVWHLREGKVFHDDIAQAAPYAHEQALGWAFHYVTGIVYGFILVALVGTAWLDAPTFLPAFILGMVTIGAGWFLLAPGMGGGWAASKRPNAMQIRAFNVISHTVFALGLYGTALLIR
- the rnhA gene encoding ribonuclease HI; the protein is MTKQVEIFTDGACSGNPGPGGWGAILRFNGKTRELSGGEAETTNNRMELLAAISALNALKEPCAVELHTDSKYVMDGISKWIHGWKKNGWKTADKKPVKNGELWQALDEANRRHKVTWNWVKGHAGHSENERADELAREGMAPFKRGSAKPAALKVALKPAASEKQPAPRARRSTQSY
- a CDS encoding homoserine kinase — its product is MAVYTDVNEGELGAFLRAYPVGELLSYKGIAEGTENSNFLLHTSSGSYILTLYEKRVDKADLPFFLGLMGHLARKGISCPLPVTAHDGTVIGTLAGRPAVIITFLEGLSLRRPTAAHCAEVGKALAALHLAGQDFAMTRDNALAIEGWRKLWNASRDRADEVEPGLAAEVDADFADFGRHWPQGLPAGIIHADLFPDNVFFLGEKLSGLIDFYFACNDLYAYDVATCLNAWCFEKDFSFNLTKGTALLAGYQSVRPLSDGEKAALPMLSRGSALRFMLTRLYDWLTVPDGGLVMKRDPTEYIRRMRFHRAIKSPSEYGLT
- the ispH gene encoding 4-hydroxy-3-methylbut-2-enyl diphosphate reductase, encoding MLQTATKPPLTIRLCQPRGFCAGVDRAIQIVVLALKKYGAPVYVRHEIVHNRYVVEGLQSLGAVFIEELSEIPAEHRKSPVVFSAHGVPKSVPADAKARELFYLDATCPLVSKVHKQAMRHQRLGRHVLLIGHAGHPEVIGTMGQLAEGAVTLIETEADAGTFAPADPEALGFVSQTTLSVEDTAGILRVLQERFPQLHAPAAESICYATTNRQEAVKETAAGADLYLIVGAPNSSNSRRLVEVAERAGATMSLLVQRAAEIPWNDITNISTLGLSAGASAPEIIVDEIIDAFRQRFEVNIDLAITATETEDFPVMRVLRDVELTRADMAFVNGAA